A stretch of the Patescibacteria group bacterium genome encodes the following:
- a CDS encoding UDP-N-acetylmuramoyl-L-alanyl-D-glutamate--2,6-diaminopimelate ligase: MKSLLKKLIPKPIIQSYHYILAQLAVFYYHHPSRKMIVIGVTGTKGKSTTSYLAAKILEGAGFKVGLSSTIMFKVGKREWLNDKKMTMIGRFALQRLLSQMTKAGCQYAVVETSSEGIAQYRHLGIDYDVLVFTGLAPEHIEAHGSFENYKGIKLSIFKDLESRGKKIVKFKNNDSSNSSNNCSSISNIVKRVIIANGESEYAKDFLNFNVDEKFTFQASSVKHQASIFQVSSLNADSQGISFKINNTQFNSSILGQFNIMNSLAAINVGLSQNIGLEKIKQALEKITTVPGRMEVVYNKNFKVIVDYAHEPHSMENVYKEVASWPHNKIIAVFGGTGGGRDKWRRPKMGELAAKYCDIIILTTDDPYQDDPAQIIQEIEKGIINNKSINNKLYKIVDRKQAIKKAIDLAQAGDIILVLGKGCEQKMALANGKYIDWDDRKIVKDIIDEF; encoded by the coding sequence ATGAAATCACTCCTAAAAAAACTCATCCCCAAACCCATTATCCAGTCATATCACTATATTTTGGCTCAACTGGCGGTTTTTTATTATCATCATCCTTCCCGCAAAATGATAGTTATTGGAGTCACTGGCACAAAGGGCAAATCAACAACAAGTTATCTCGCCGCCAAAATACTGGAGGGCGCTGGTTTTAAAGTCGGGCTTTCCTCAACCATCATGTTCAAGGTCGGAAAGCGCGAATGGCTCAACGACAAAAAAATGACCATGATCGGCCGGTTTGCTTTGCAAAGATTGTTGAGTCAGATGACTAAGGCTGGCTGTCAATACGCAGTAGTTGAAACTTCATCCGAGGGCATTGCCCAGTATCGGCATCTGGGCATTGATTATGATGTCTTGGTTTTTACCGGGCTCGCGCCAGAGCATATTGAAGCACATGGTAGTTTTGAGAATTATAAGGGAATTAAATTAAGTATTTTCAAAGATTTGGAAAGTCGTGGTAAGAAGATAGTCAAATTTAAAAACAATGATTCCTCAAATTCCTCAAATAATTGCTCGAGCATCTCAAATATTGTTAAAAGGGTCATTATTGCTAATGGCGAGAGTGAGTATGCCAAAGATTTTCTAAATTTCAATGTCGATGAGAAATTCACATTTCAAGCATCAAGCGTCAAGCATCAAGCATCAATCTTTCAAGTTAGTAGTTTAAACGCGGATAGTCAAGGAATCAGTTTTAAAATAAATAATACGCAGTTCAACTCAAGCATCCTTGGTCAATTCAACATAATGAACTCCCTCGCCGCTATCAACGTCGGTTTGAGCCAAAATATTGGACTCGAAAAAATAAAACAGGCCTTAGAAAAAATCACTACTGTCCCGGGCAGAATGGAAGTTGTCTATAATAAAAACTTCAAAGTCATTGTTGATTATGCCCATGAGCCCCACTCAATGGAAAATGTTTATAAAGAAGTTGCTTCCTGGCCACACAATAAAATCATCGCTGTTTTTGGCGGAACCGGCGGCGGCCGCGACAAATGGCGCCGCCCCAAAATGGGCGAGTTGGCCGCCAAATATTGCGATATAATAATCCTCACAACTGATGACCCATATCAAGATGATCCAGCTCAGATAATTCAAGAAATAGAAAAGGGAATAATAAATAATAAATCAATAAATAATAAATTATATAAAATCGTCGATAGGAAACAAGCCATCAAAAAAGCCATTGACTTAGCCCAAGCAGGTGATATAATACTAGTGTTAGGCAAGGGTTGTGAGCAAAAAATGGCTTTAGCTAATGGCAAATATATTGATTGGGATGACCGCAAGATTGTAAAAGACATTATTGATGAATTTTAG